In the genome of Bradyrhizobium arachidis, one region contains:
- a CDS encoding DUF1499 domain-containing protein, giving the protein MARRFSAPYQTEPVSSLASWARNLAVFAVVAVLVSILIVRFGFLEPKPALATFFGGLAIAGLSILFGLAGFAAIWQNGSRGMARILLAFLIDGMILAYPAYLGLQYRKLPAIHDITTDPIDPPRFEALAPLRAGEGANTAVYAGLYSAEQQRQFYPDIEPIELEIPVDRAYAIARQLVIKRKWLVIDEREPRPPRRIGRIEAVARTPIMGLREDISIRVVPDGDDSRVDIRSASRNFDSDLGSNAARVTKFIEDLNTAADADALKPVKKTPVAPPKAPAKTVKK; this is encoded by the coding sequence ATGGCCCGCAGGTTTTCCGCTCCCTATCAGACGGAGCCCGTGTCCAGCCTCGCGAGCTGGGCGCGCAATCTGGCCGTGTTCGCGGTGGTGGCGGTGCTGGTGTCGATCCTCATCGTCCGCTTCGGCTTTCTGGAGCCGAAGCCGGCGCTCGCCACTTTCTTCGGGGGCCTTGCGATCGCCGGGCTCTCCATCCTGTTCGGGCTCGCCGGCTTTGCCGCGATCTGGCAGAACGGCTCGCGCGGCATGGCGCGCATCCTGCTCGCGTTCCTGATCGACGGGATGATCCTCGCCTACCCCGCCTATCTCGGCCTGCAATACCGCAAGCTGCCGGCGATCCACGACATCACCACCGACCCGATCGATCCGCCGCGCTTCGAGGCGCTGGCCCCGCTGCGCGCCGGCGAGGGTGCCAACACCGCGGTCTATGCCGGTCTCTACTCGGCCGAACAGCAGCGCCAGTTCTATCCCGATATCGAGCCGATCGAGCTCGAGATCCCCGTCGACCGCGCCTATGCGATCGCGCGCCAGCTCGTCATCAAGCGCAAATGGCTCGTCATCGACGAACGCGAGCCGAGGCCGCCGCGCCGCATCGGCCGCATCGAGGCGGTGGCGCGCACGCCGATCATGGGCTTGCGCGAAGACATCTCCATCAGGGTCGTGCCCGATGGCGACGATTCCCGCGTCGACATCCGCTCCGCCTCGCGCAATTTCGACAGCGATCTGGGCAGCAACGCCGCGCGCGTGACCAAGTTCATCGAGGATCTCAACACCGCTGCGGATGCCGATGCGCTGAAGCCGGTGAAAAAGACACCGGTGGCGCCGCCGAAGGCGCCGGCGAAGACGGTGAAGAAATGA
- a CDS encoding MBL fold metallo-hydrolase, which translates to MSDNDDVPFNRNFPLKPGVVEEVRPGVRRVLCNNPSPFTFTGTVSYIVGKGNVAIIDPGPDDAAHAAALLDAVRGETVSHIFVTHTHRDHSPNTARIKQATGAPVYAEGPHRASRPRFESEKHNPESGADRDFAPDIRIAHGDVVEGDGWRLEAVATPGHTANHLAFAWPERKFNFVGDHVMGWSTSIVAPPDGSMIDYMESLDRLAARDEDLYFSGHGPEIPDGQRFVRFLIRHRKAREASILHRLAKGETDIPTMVRAIYIGIDPRLTTAAGYSVLAHLEDLVARGVVATDGDPVITGSYRMA; encoded by the coding sequence ATGTCCGACAACGACGACGTCCCGTTCAACCGCAACTTTCCACTGAAGCCTGGCGTCGTCGAGGAAGTCCGCCCCGGCGTGCGGCGCGTGCTCTGTAACAATCCGAGCCCGTTCACCTTCACCGGCACGGTCAGCTACATCGTCGGCAAGGGCAACGTCGCGATCATCGATCCCGGTCCTGATGACGCCGCGCATGCGGCCGCGCTGCTCGATGCCGTGCGCGGCGAGACGGTAAGCCATATCTTCGTCACCCACACCCACCGCGACCATTCGCCGAACACCGCGCGGATCAAGCAGGCGACCGGTGCGCCGGTCTATGCCGAAGGCCCGCACCGCGCCTCGCGTCCGCGCTTCGAGAGCGAGAAGCACAACCCGGAATCGGGCGCCGACCGCGACTTCGCGCCCGATATCAGGATCGCCCATGGCGACGTCGTCGAGGGCGATGGCTGGCGGCTCGAGGCGGTGGCAACGCCCGGCCACACCGCCAATCATCTCGCGTTCGCCTGGCCCGAGCGGAAGTTCAACTTCGTCGGCGACCATGTGATGGGCTGGTCCACCTCGATCGTGGCGCCGCCCGACGGCTCGATGATCGACTACATGGAATCGCTCGATCGTCTCGCCGCACGCGATGAGGATCTCTATTTCTCCGGGCACGGCCCTGAGATTCCGGACGGCCAGCGCTTCGTGCGCTTCCTGATCCGTCACCGCAAGGCGCGCGAGGCCTCGATCCTGCACCGCCTCGCCAAGGGCGAGACCGACATCCCGACCATGGTGCGCGCGATCTATATCGGCATCGACCCGCGCCTGACGACGGCCGCTGGCTATTCCGTGCTGGCGCATCTGGAGGATCTCGTCGCCCGCGGCGTGGTGGCGACGGACGGCGATCCCGTGATCACGGGTTCGTATCGGATGGCCTAA
- a CDS encoding PLP-dependent aminotransferase family protein translates to MTSSFDFAPLFPAGLPAPSARWTGLAKYSFVGGNNDSEQLPLEGLIEATNSALQREGRSLATYGLAHGPQGYLPLREFLVTKLKRDAGINCAVDDLLIVSGSLQALDLVNNTLLARGDTVIFEQESYQGSLTRLARLGVNVVGIPLDKDGMRMDVLASTLADLKSRGIRPKYIYTIPTVQNPTGTIMPESRRAELVRLATEYGVPIFEDDCYADLVWSGQRPPAIYAMSPHGGVIHIGSFSKSIAPALRVGFIVAPWDVMSRMLALKTDAGSGALEQMVLAAYCKPHFASHVPALTKALRTKLDTLMEALNEQFGTAAEFEEPKGGIFLWVKLPDQVDTLKLYQAALAAGVSINPGPEWSTNKSHSSSRLRLCFASPSHQQIREGVAVLAEVCRKEFGVPARSANVEKRA, encoded by the coding sequence ATGACGTCCAGCTTCGATTTCGCGCCCCTGTTTCCCGCAGGGCTGCCGGCCCCTTCTGCGCGCTGGACGGGCCTTGCCAAATACAGTTTTGTCGGCGGCAATAACGATTCCGAGCAGCTGCCACTCGAGGGCCTGATCGAGGCGACCAACTCGGCCCTGCAACGCGAGGGCCGCTCGCTCGCCACCTATGGGTTGGCGCATGGTCCGCAAGGCTATTTGCCCCTGCGCGAGTTCCTCGTGACGAAACTCAAGCGCGATGCCGGCATCAACTGCGCGGTCGACGATCTCCTGATCGTGTCCGGCTCGCTCCAGGCCCTCGACCTCGTCAACAACACGCTGCTGGCGCGCGGCGACACCGTGATCTTCGAGCAGGAGAGCTACCAGGGCTCGTTGACTCGCCTGGCGCGGCTCGGTGTCAACGTGGTCGGCATCCCGCTCGACAAGGACGGCATGCGCATGGACGTGCTGGCCTCGACGCTGGCCGATCTGAAAAGCCGCGGTATCCGTCCCAAATACATCTACACCATTCCCACCGTGCAGAACCCGACCGGCACCATCATGCCCGAGAGCCGCCGCGCTGAGCTGGTACGGCTCGCGACCGAGTACGGCGTGCCGATCTTCGAGGACGATTGCTATGCCGACCTCGTCTGGTCGGGACAGCGGCCGCCGGCGATCTACGCGATGAGCCCGCACGGCGGCGTGATCCATATCGGCTCGTTCTCGAAGTCGATCGCGCCGGCGCTGCGCGTCGGCTTCATCGTCGCGCCCTGGGATGTGATGTCGCGGATGCTGGCGCTGAAGACGGATGCCGGCTCCGGCGCGCTGGAGCAGATGGTGCTCGCGGCCTATTGCAAGCCGCATTTTGCGAGCCACGTGCCGGCGCTGACGAAGGCGCTTCGCACCAAGCTCGATACGCTGATGGAGGCGCTGAACGAGCAGTTCGGCACCGCGGCCGAGTTCGAGGAGCCCAAGGGCGGCATCTTCCTCTGGGTCAAGCTGCCCGACCAGGTCGATACGCTCAAGCTCTATCAGGCCGCGCTTGCCGCCGGCGTCTCGATCAATCCGGGGCCGGAATGGTCGACCAACAAGAGCCATTCCAGCTCGCGGTTGCGGCTGTGCTTTGCAAGCCCTTCGCATCAGCAGATCCGCGAGGGCGTGGCCGTGCTGGCCGAGGTCTGCCGCAAGGAATTCGGCGTGCCTGCCCGCAGCGCCAATGTGGAGAAGCGGGCCTGA
- the ribB gene encoding 3,4-dihydroxy-2-butanone-4-phosphate synthase codes for MPDSVQEVLQAFARGELVVVTDDEDREGEGDLIVAASLCTAEKMAFIIRHTSGIVCAPVTTEDARRLRLDPMVAHNDSAHTTAFTVSIDYKPDGGTGISAEERASCCRALSNPNVGANDFARPGHIFPLIAKDGGVLLRSGHTEAAVDLCKLSGLPPVGVISELMNDDGSVMKGEQVSQFAARHKLKHVTIADMIAYRQAREKLIERVSTFVTESPIGPLQGYAYRSPFDSIAHVAFVYNGVGDGKNVLTRFHKPNIVKDTFTGHKRMAVVLEHFKKSGRGVLVYLRDGAAGVPVSPLPDESATEADRNRQWREVGVGAQILRDLGVTSIRHLTSSVHDYKGLSGFGIEIVANEQLES; via the coding sequence ATGCCCGATAGCGTTCAGGAAGTCTTGCAGGCCTTTGCCCGGGGCGAGCTCGTGGTCGTCACCGACGACGAAGACCGCGAGGGCGAGGGCGATCTGATTGTCGCCGCTTCGCTCTGCACCGCCGAGAAGATGGCGTTCATCATCCGCCACACCTCCGGCATCGTCTGCGCGCCCGTGACCACCGAGGACGCCCGCCGCCTGCGGCTCGATCCGATGGTCGCCCACAACGATTCCGCGCATACCACCGCCTTCACGGTCTCGATCGACTACAAGCCCGACGGCGGCACCGGCATCTCGGCCGAGGAGCGCGCCTCGTGCTGCCGCGCGCTGTCCAATCCCAATGTCGGCGCCAACGATTTCGCCCGTCCGGGCCACATTTTCCCGCTGATCGCCAAGGATGGCGGCGTGCTGCTGCGCTCCGGCCATACCGAGGCCGCCGTCGACCTCTGCAAGCTCTCCGGCCTGCCGCCGGTCGGCGTCATCAGCGAGCTGATGAACGACGACGGCAGCGTGATGAAGGGCGAGCAGGTCTCGCAGTTCGCCGCCAGGCACAAGCTCAAGCACGTCACCATCGCCGACATGATCGCCTACCGTCAGGCGCGCGAGAAGCTGATCGAGCGGGTCTCGACCTTCGTCACCGAAAGTCCGATCGGCCCCTTGCAGGGCTATGCCTACCGCTCGCCGTTCGACTCCATCGCCCACGTCGCCTTCGTCTACAACGGCGTCGGCGACGGCAAGAACGTGCTGACGCGCTTCCACAAGCCGAACATCGTCAAGGACACCTTCACCGGCCACAAGCGCATGGCGGTCGTGCTCGAGCATTTCAAGAAATCCGGCCGCGGCGTGCTGGTGTACTTGCGCGACGGGGCGGCCGGTGTCCCCGTGTCGCCGCTGCCGGACGAGTCGGCGACCGAAGCCGACCGCAACCGCCAGTGGCGCGAGGTCGGCGTCGGCGCGCAGATCCTGCGCGATCTCGGCGTCACCTCGATCCGCCATCTCACCTCCTCGGTGCACGACTACAAGGGCCTGTCGGGCTTTGGCATCGAGATCGTCGCCAACGAGCAGCTCGAGAGCTGA
- a CDS encoding alkaline phosphatase D family protein, which translates to MASLRASRAWTRRQFLVCSASSLAIASLAKPSISRAADRPQIAGGIQSGDVCDGSAVIWARADRPARMQLECSTVESFKTIIASVSRDALPDADFTAKLQLDDLPVGQDIFYRVRFDDIATGIAGESRIGHFRTAPAAGQSISFVWSGDVAGQGWGIDVSRGGYRSYRTMLDNRPDFFIHSGDHIYADCAIPSEQKLPNGETWRNVVTEDKAEVAHTLAQFRGNYKYNHLDEHFRAFHAQVPMFAQWDDHEVTNDWSPIGSYDEAGFEDDGTPRLAARARRAFFDFMPIRDIGARMGRVYRKIGYGPLLDVFMIDMRSYRDETWNKGDDHRGWILGAKQLAWLKRELAASRATWKVIAADLPIGLVSLDAVALGDGAPDRREHEIADLLSAIKRADVRNIVWLTADMHYTAAHYYDPNKAQFQDFEPFWEFVSGPLHAGTWSPGELDNTFGPVAMYQYGCSEAQGDNLAPCFGLQFFGRVDIDGASGVMTVTLKDVDNRDLWSVDIEPQPQARPAVVAQHS; encoded by the coding sequence ATGGCATCGCTCCGCGCCTCGCGCGCATGGACCCGGCGGCAATTCCTGGTCTGCTCCGCCTCAAGCCTCGCCATCGCCTCGCTTGCGAAGCCTTCGATCAGTCGCGCCGCTGATCGTCCGCAGATCGCGGGCGGCATCCAGTCCGGTGATGTCTGCGATGGCTCCGCCGTGATCTGGGCGCGCGCGGATCGGCCCGCGCGCATGCAGCTGGAGTGCTCCACCGTCGAGAGCTTCAAGACCATCATTGCATCCGTCTCGCGCGATGCGCTGCCCGACGCCGACTTCACCGCAAAGCTGCAGCTCGACGATCTGCCGGTGGGGCAGGACATCTTCTATCGCGTGCGCTTCGACGACATCGCGACCGGCATCGCCGGCGAAAGCCGTATCGGCCATTTCCGCACCGCGCCGGCGGCCGGCCAGTCGATCTCGTTCGTGTGGTCCGGCGACGTCGCGGGGCAGGGCTGGGGCATCGACGTCTCGCGCGGCGGCTATCGCAGCTATCGCACTATGCTCGACAACCGTCCGGACTTCTTCATCCATTCCGGCGATCACATCTACGCCGATTGCGCGATTCCCTCCGAGCAGAAGCTGCCGAACGGCGAGACCTGGCGCAATGTGGTGACGGAGGACAAAGCCGAGGTCGCCCACACGCTGGCGCAGTTTCGCGGCAATTACAAATACAACCATCTCGACGAGCACTTTCGCGCCTTCCATGCGCAGGTGCCGATGTTCGCGCAGTGGGACGACCACGAGGTCACGAACGACTGGTCGCCCATCGGCAGCTACGATGAAGCCGGCTTCGAGGACGACGGCACCCCGCGCCTCGCCGCACGCGCTCGCCGCGCCTTCTTCGACTTCATGCCGATCCGCGACATCGGCGCGCGCATGGGCCGGGTCTACCGCAAGATCGGCTACGGCCCGCTGCTCGACGTCTTCATGATCGACATGCGCAGCTATCGCGACGAGACCTGGAACAAGGGCGACGATCATCGCGGCTGGATTCTCGGTGCCAAGCAGCTCGCCTGGCTGAAGCGGGAGCTCGCCGCCTCGCGCGCGACCTGGAAGGTGATCGCGGCCGACCTACCCATCGGCCTCGTCAGTCTCGATGCCGTCGCGCTTGGCGACGGCGCACCCGACCGGCGCGAGCACGAGATCGCTGATCTGCTCAGTGCGATCAAGCGCGCCGACGTGCGCAACATCGTCTGGCTCACCGCCGACATGCACTACACCGCCGCGCACTACTACGATCCGAACAAGGCGCAGTTCCAAGATTTCGAGCCGTTCTGGGAGTTCGTCTCCGGCCCGCTGCATGCCGGCACCTGGAGCCCGGGCGAGCTCGACAACACCTTTGGCCCGGTCGCGATGTACCAGTACGGATGCAGCGAGGCGCAGGGCGACAACCTCGCGCCGTGCTTCGGCCTGCAGTTCTTCGGCCGCGTCGACATCGACGGCGCCAGTGGCGTGATGACCGTGACATTGAAGGACGTCGACAACCGCGACCTCTGGTCGGTCGACATCGAGCCGCAGCCGCAGGCGCGCCCTGCCGTGGTGGCGCAGCATTCGTGA
- a CDS encoding helix-turn-helix domain-containing protein, whose protein sequence is MLNQVMDFAGEVLPGSCAVPPYSEAAFLAELGERLRTSRTRCELSRRELARRSGISERYIAQIEAGKGNVSIVLLLRLAAAIHGSQPQVA, encoded by the coding sequence ATGCTGAATCAAGTCATGGATTTCGCGGGCGAGGTGCTGCCGGGGAGCTGTGCCGTGCCGCCTTATTCCGAGGCCGCGTTTCTGGCCGAGCTCGGCGAACGCTTGAGAACCTCGCGCACGCGCTGCGAGCTGTCGCGCCGGGAGCTCGCCCGCCGCTCCGGGATTTCCGAGCGCTACATTGCCCAGATCGAGGCCGGCAAGGGCAACGTCTCGATCGTGCTGCTGCTGCGACTGGCCGCCGCGATCCACGGCAGCCAGCCCCAGGTGGCCTAA
- a CDS encoding TAXI family TRAP transporter solute-binding subunit, whose translation MIIRRLTDLAFGCAAGVAVLLATPAFSQDRGGEVDPAAVSEGLKAIFSYSSTSKSTHERLNANTVTLMSGTIGGTYVQFGADLASALDDGDRMRVLPIIGRGSVQSIADILFLKGVDLGIVRADTLDYLERKGYTGNIRNQFVYITKLYNEEMHVVARSSIRSLADLNGRRVAVDLPNGGTFVTAITIFERLGVKPVYAYIEQRIAYEKLKNGELDAVIAVQGSPSKAVSQVKGDDLHFVPIPYSGPLQSDYLPSVLKAEDYPSLIPPGGRVDTIAVPAILAAYNWPAKTERYGKVEHFVQVFFDRLKDLQRSPFHPKWKEVVLSAPLKGWNRFPPAQEWLDQHSGPASDTRARFDQFLAAQTRETGQQGARTPEQDEALYQQFLKWQKSTGQAEAKR comes from the coding sequence ATGATCATCCGACGTTTGACCGACCTGGCTTTCGGCTGCGCGGCCGGGGTCGCGGTGCTGCTGGCGACGCCGGCCTTTTCCCAGGACAGGGGAGGCGAGGTCGACCCGGCCGCAGTGAGCGAGGGCCTGAAGGCGATTTTCAGCTATTCCAGCACCAGCAAGAGCACGCACGAGAGGCTCAACGCCAACACCGTGACGCTGATGTCAGGCACAATCGGCGGAACCTATGTCCAGTTCGGCGCCGACCTTGCCTCCGCGCTGGATGACGGCGACCGGATGCGGGTGCTGCCGATCATTGGGAGGGGCTCGGTCCAGAGCATCGCGGACATCCTTTTCCTCAAGGGGGTCGATCTCGGCATCGTGCGCGCCGACACGCTCGATTACCTGGAAAGGAAGGGCTACACCGGCAACATCCGCAACCAGTTCGTCTATATCACGAAGCTCTACAATGAGGAGATGCACGTCGTCGCGCGGTCGTCGATCCGCAGCCTTGCCGATCTGAACGGTCGGCGTGTTGCCGTCGACTTGCCGAACGGAGGCACTTTCGTCACCGCAATCACGATCTTCGAGAGGCTCGGCGTCAAGCCGGTCTACGCCTATATCGAGCAGCGCATCGCCTATGAAAAACTGAAGAACGGCGAACTCGACGCGGTGATCGCGGTGCAGGGAAGTCCCTCCAAGGCCGTGAGCCAGGTGAAGGGAGACGACCTGCATTTCGTACCGATCCCATATAGCGGGCCCTTGCAGAGCGACTATCTTCCATCTGTCCTCAAGGCGGAGGACTATCCTTCACTGATCCCACCTGGCGGCCGCGTTGACACGATCGCTGTGCCCGCCATCCTTGCGGCTTACAACTGGCCCGCAAAGACCGAGCGATACGGTAAGGTGGAGCATTTCGTGCAGGTCTTCTTCGACCGGCTGAAAGACCTGCAGCGGTCGCCCTTCCATCCGAAGTGGAAGGAGGTGGTGTTGAGCGCGCCACTGAAGGGATGGAATCGCTTCCCGCCGGCGCAGGAGTGGCTCGACCAGCATTCCGGTCCAGCCTCCGACACACGCGCGAGATTCGACCAGTTCCTTGCCGCACAGACCCGCGAAACCGGCCAGCAGGGCGCGCGAACGCCGGAACAGGACGAAGCGCTCTATCAACAATTCCTGAAATGGCAGAAGAGCACCGGCCAGGCGGAGGCAAAGCGTTAG
- a CDS encoding acyl-CoA dehydrogenase, whose product MSVRPQTKDKPAAASFQWDDPFLLDEQLTEDERMVRDTARAYAQDKLLPRVSKAYLEEKTDREIFNEMGELGLIGITLPEEYGCANASYVAYGLVAREIERVDSGYRSMNSVQSSLVMYPIYAYGDENQRKKYLPKLASGEWVGCFGLTEPDAGSDPAGMKTRAEKVSDGYRLTGSKMWISNAPIADVFVVWAKSAEHDNQIRGFVLEKGMKGLSAPKIGGKLSLRASITGEVVMDGVVVPEDALLPNVSGLKGPFGCLNRARYGISWGAMGAAEDCMHRARQYTLDRKQFGKPLAATQLVQKKLADMETEIALGLQGSLRVGRLMDEGKFAPEMISIMKRNNCGKALDIARVARDMHGGNGISAEYHVMRHVHNLETVNTYEGTHDVHALILGRAITGIQAFF is encoded by the coding sequence ATGAGCGTGCGCCCTCAGACCAAGGACAAGCCGGCTGCGGCTTCCTTCCAGTGGGACGATCCGTTCCTGCTCGACGAGCAACTCACCGAAGACGAGCGCATGGTGCGCGACACCGCCCGCGCCTACGCCCAGGACAAGCTGCTGCCCCGCGTTTCCAAGGCCTATCTCGAAGAGAAGACCGATCGCGAGATCTTCAACGAGATGGGCGAGCTCGGCCTGATCGGCATCACGTTGCCGGAGGAATATGGCTGCGCCAATGCGAGCTACGTCGCCTACGGCCTCGTCGCGCGCGAGATCGAGCGGGTCGATTCCGGCTATCGCTCGATGAACTCGGTGCAGTCCTCGCTGGTGATGTATCCGATCTACGCCTATGGCGATGAGAACCAGCGCAAGAAGTACCTGCCGAAGCTCGCCAGCGGCGAGTGGGTCGGCTGCTTCGGCCTGACCGAGCCCGACGCCGGCTCCGACCCGGCCGGCATGAAGACCCGCGCCGAGAAGGTCTCGGACGGCTATCGCCTGACCGGCAGCAAGATGTGGATCTCCAACGCGCCGATCGCCGACGTGTTCGTGGTCTGGGCCAAGTCGGCCGAGCACGACAACCAGATCCGCGGCTTCGTGCTGGAGAAGGGCATGAAGGGTCTCTCCGCGCCCAAGATCGGCGGCAAGCTCTCACTTCGCGCTTCCATCACCGGCGAGGTCGTGATGGACGGCGTCGTGGTTCCCGAGGACGCGCTGCTGCCCAACGTCTCCGGCCTCAAGGGCCCGTTCGGCTGCCTCAACCGCGCCCGCTACGGCATTTCCTGGGGCGCGATGGGCGCCGCCGAGGATTGCATGCATCGTGCCCGCCAGTACACGCTCGACCGCAAGCAGTTCGGCAAGCCGCTTGCCGCGACCCAGCTCGTGCAGAAGAAGCTCGCCGACATGGAGACCGAGATCGCGCTCGGCCTGCAGGGCTCGCTTCGCGTCGGCCGCCTGATGGACGAGGGCAAGTTCGCGCCCGAGATGATCTCGATCATGAAGCGCAACAATTGCGGCAAGGCCCTCGACATCGCCCGGGTCGCCCGCGACATGCACGGCGGCAACGGCATCTCGGCCGAGTACCACGTCATGCGCCACGTCCATAACCTCGAGACGGTCAACACCTACGAGGGCACCCACGACGTCCACGCCCTGATCCTGGGCCGCGCCATCACGGGCATTCAGGCGTTTTTCTGA
- a CDS encoding cation:proton antiporter yields the protein MHELIRDITLCILFAWMLGLLAHFSRQPLILAYLIAGFCIGPFGAGWVQSQESISVISELGLIFMLFMIGLEIDLKKIVRAGKVILFAAGGQLLGGCLLGVLFFVGIGLSLGGGHFDALYLCVACALSSTVIIVKVLYEKRELDTLPGRITLGVLVLQDIFAILFLAVQPSLANLQISVILLSIGRVAVLVAAALLVSRYVLPRLFHQIARRPELILLGALAWCFLVAETAERLSLSREMGALIAGVSLSTFPYALDVTAKVTTLRDFFITLFFVALGMTIPVPGLSVIGLALMIAAFTVVSRLVTTFTPLYLMKQGLRASLLPALNLAQISEFSLVVIQTGVADHHIAAETANAASFAFVVLAVLSTFAMSRSDEITRWAIGPLKRIGLKDLDDGQARGEEGHEGGHGEARRIVILGFFRAASALLAEIERQAPVLLEQITVVDFNPNVYQTLLSRGLHVIYGDISSADTLLHAGVGKSEMIILSVPDALLKGASNEKLVRHVRTLNPTAMIVATADLLSDVGELYEAGASYVTVTRLSDAHELFTVIEAAQAGLLADKRAELDLRLGERREVLP from the coding sequence ATGCATGAGCTTATTCGCGACATCACTCTTTGTATCCTGTTTGCCTGGATGCTGGGCCTTTTGGCCCATTTCTCCCGGCAACCGCTGATCCTGGCCTACCTTATCGCCGGCTTCTGCATAGGTCCATTCGGCGCCGGCTGGGTCCAGTCGCAGGAATCGATCAGCGTCATCTCCGAGCTCGGCCTGATCTTCATGCTGTTCATGATCGGCCTCGAGATCGACCTGAAGAAGATCGTGCGGGCGGGCAAGGTGATCCTGTTCGCGGCGGGGGGCCAGCTGCTGGGCGGCTGCCTGCTCGGGGTGCTGTTCTTCGTCGGCATCGGCCTGTCGCTCGGCGGCGGCCATTTCGATGCGCTCTATCTCTGCGTCGCCTGCGCGCTGTCGAGCACGGTCATCATCGTCAAGGTGCTCTACGAGAAGCGCGAGCTCGATACGCTGCCAGGCCGCATCACGCTCGGCGTGCTGGTGCTCCAGGACATCTTCGCCATCCTGTTCCTGGCCGTGCAGCCGAGCCTTGCCAATCTGCAGATCAGCGTCATCCTGCTCTCGATCGGCCGCGTCGCGGTGCTGGTCGCCGCCGCGCTCCTGGTCAGCCGCTACGTGCTGCCACGGCTGTTCCACCAGATCGCCCGCCGGCCTGAGCTGATCCTGCTCGGGGCGCTGGCCTGGTGCTTTCTCGTCGCCGAGACCGCCGAGCGGCTGTCGCTGTCGCGCGAGATGGGCGCGCTGATCGCCGGCGTCTCGCTCTCGACCTTTCCCTATGCGCTCGACGTCACCGCCAAGGTCACGACGCTCCGCGACTTCTTCATCACGCTGTTCTTCGTCGCGCTCGGCATGACGATTCCCGTGCCCGGCCTTTCCGTGATCGGGCTGGCGCTGATGATCGCGGCGTTCACGGTGGTGAGCCGGCTCGTCACCACCTTCACCCCGCTCTATCTGATGAAGCAGGGCCTGCGCGCCAGCCTGCTGCCGGCCCTCAACCTCGCGCAGATCTCCGAGTTCTCGCTGGTGGTGATCCAGACCGGCGTTGCCGACCACCACATTGCGGCCGAAACGGCGAACGCCGCCTCCTTTGCCTTCGTGGTGCTGGCGGTGCTCTCGACCTTCGCGATGAGCCGCAGCGACGAGATCACCCGCTGGGCGATCGGCCCGTTGAAGCGGATCGGCCTGAAGGACCTCGACGACGGCCAGGCGCGCGGCGAGGAGGGCCACGAGGGCGGCCACGGCGAGGCCCGCCGCATCGTCATCCTCGGCTTTTTCCGTGCGGCGAGCGCGCTGCTGGCCGAGATCGAACGACAGGCGCCGGTGCTGCTCGAGCAGATCACGGTGGTTGATTTCAACCCCAATGTGTACCAGACGCTGCTGTCGCGCGGCCTGCACGTGATCTATGGCGACATCAGCAGCGCCGACACGCTGCTCCATGCCGGCGTCGGCAAGTCCGAGATGATCATCCTCAGCGTGCCGGATGCGCTCCTGAAGGGCGCCAGCAACGAGAAGCTGGTCCGCCACGTCCGCACGCTGAACCCGACCGCCATGATCGTCGCTACGGCCGATCTCCTGTCGGATGTGGGTGAACTCTATGAGGCCGGAGCCAGCTACGTCACGGTGACCCGGCTCAGCGACGCTCATGAGCTATTTACCGTGATCGAGGCCGCCCAGGCGGGGCTTCTGGCCGACAAGCGCGCCGAGCTCGACCTGCGGCTCGGCGAGCGGCGCGAAGTGCTGCCCTGA
- a CDS encoding DUF3124 domain-containing protein, whose amino-acid sequence MRIVLWLIALLGSFAPAIAQPKVNIEQTFADSLTALPKEELAVSGGFYVPAYSSVAMSQGKLRVDFSVTLSVHNASETQALVVKRIAYFDTAGKQVETYLKTPVALKPLATVSIFIATDDVRGGTGANFLVDWAATGEIAEPVVEALMVGGVANAHYAFISQGRPTRTAGKK is encoded by the coding sequence ATGCGGATCGTGCTCTGGCTGATAGCCCTACTAGGTTCGTTCGCGCCTGCAATCGCTCAGCCCAAGGTCAATATCGAGCAGACCTTTGCCGATTCGCTCACCGCGCTGCCGAAGGAGGAACTGGCCGTCTCCGGCGGGTTCTACGTGCCCGCCTATTCCAGCGTTGCGATGAGCCAGGGCAAGCTGCGTGTCGACTTCTCGGTGACCTTGAGCGTTCACAACGCCTCCGAGACGCAAGCACTGGTAGTCAAACGCATCGCCTATTTCGACACCGCAGGCAAGCAGGTCGAGACCTATCTGAAGACACCGGTAGCCTTGAAGCCGCTGGCCACCGTCTCGATTTTCATTGCGACCGACGACGTGCGCGGCGGGACCGGGGCCAATTTCCTGGTCGACTGGGCCGCAACGGGCGAGATCGCCGAGCCGGTGGTCGAAGCCTTGATGGTTGGCGGCGTCGCCAATGCGCATTACGCTTTCATCAGCCAGGGACGTCCGACCAGGACGGCCGGAAAGAAGTAA